One stretch of Bradyrhizobium canariense DNA includes these proteins:
- a CDS encoding ABC transporter substrate-binding protein, with product MMIRDRRFLGLVAAALLSLGNNSPASALDAFTVRDSWSVSGLQAGWYWAMNKGLFAKHGVSVALEDGNGSGVTVQLVNSGKFDVGHADLSVMAVARGKGMNLISIGGLIQKTSIGVFVPKDSGIKTAKDLEGKEVIYTATSFEGPFIDPFLKAGGTNRDKINLMSVDAAAKIPSYAAGKGDAMIVSIPFGMAYVQKTRPSNYILFGDYGLDLPSYGLVVTQDTLEKRGTGLKGLADAYFEAWQQIIDGGESSAEEAASILMKARPDAKLDREQLLISIREHIKYFHTPNTASKPLGYQSAEDWKRVIELMENAALIPAGSKPDDYFTNKLIDGAK from the coding sequence ATGATGATCAGGGACCGCCGCTTTCTGGGGCTCGTGGCCGCAGCATTGTTATCCCTCGGCAACAACAGTCCTGCGTCGGCGCTGGATGCTTTTACCGTTCGAGACAGCTGGTCGGTCAGCGGCCTGCAGGCGGGTTGGTACTGGGCCATGAACAAAGGCCTATTCGCAAAACACGGTGTCAGTGTTGCGCTCGAAGACGGCAACGGCTCAGGCGTAACCGTTCAACTGGTCAATTCCGGAAAATTCGACGTGGGGCACGCCGATCTCTCGGTCATGGCGGTCGCGCGGGGCAAGGGCATGAATCTGATCTCGATCGGAGGATTGATCCAGAAAACCTCCATCGGCGTGTTCGTTCCCAAGGACTCCGGGATCAAGACTGCCAAGGATTTGGAAGGCAAGGAAGTCATCTATACGGCGACTTCGTTCGAGGGGCCGTTTATCGATCCGTTCCTGAAGGCAGGTGGTACCAATCGCGACAAGATAAATCTCATGAGCGTTGACGCGGCGGCAAAGATACCGAGTTACGCCGCAGGCAAAGGCGATGCGATGATCGTCTCCATTCCGTTCGGTATGGCTTACGTGCAAAAGACGCGCCCTTCGAACTACATTCTTTTCGGCGACTACGGCCTCGACCTGCCGTCGTACGGACTTGTGGTGACGCAGGATACGCTCGAGAAACGCGGTACAGGCTTGAAGGGTCTTGCAGACGCATATTTTGAAGCCTGGCAACAGATCATCGACGGCGGCGAAAGCTCCGCAGAGGAGGCCGCCTCCATTCTCATGAAGGCGCGCCCCGATGCGAAGCTAGATCGCGAGCAACTTCTGATCTCGATACGCGAGCACATCAAGTACTTCCACACGCCGAACACTGCGTCCAAGCCGCTGGGTTACCAATCCGCGGAGGACTGGAAGCGCGTCATTGAGCTGATGGAGAATGCTGCCCTGATCCCTGCCGGCAGCAAGCCTGATGACTATTTCACGAACAAGCTGATCGACGGAGCCAAATAG
- a CDS encoding ABC transporter permease, whose protein sequence is MKRAMHSVLMPFGIFVVLIAFWQGVTQLFRVPEYLLPAPTKIAAAIAAEPKLYLYQSGYTLQATLSGFALAVVLGVGLAILIVQFKAVEQTLYTLLVSLNSIPKVAVAPLFIVWMGTGLNPKIAIAAMIAVFAIVIDMVHGLKSIDPEIIDLGRTARGSAVMIIWKIRFPHALPALFAGMKVGISLALIGAIIGEFVAANRGLGYTILVAQGQFDTVRMFSALSILSLIGLLLFYAVVVAEIVFVPWRTAKLRASA, encoded by the coding sequence ATGAAGCGCGCGATGCACAGCGTTTTGATGCCCTTCGGCATCTTTGTCGTATTGATCGCTTTCTGGCAGGGTGTGACCCAATTGTTTCGCGTTCCGGAATACTTGCTGCCGGCGCCGACGAAGATCGCCGCAGCCATCGCGGCCGAGCCGAAGCTCTATTTGTATCAGTCCGGCTACACGTTGCAGGCCACATTGAGTGGCTTCGCACTGGCTGTTGTTCTCGGTGTGGGTCTCGCCATTCTTATAGTTCAGTTCAAGGCCGTCGAACAAACTCTCTATACGCTGCTGGTCTCCCTTAACAGCATTCCAAAGGTTGCGGTCGCGCCGTTATTCATCGTCTGGATGGGAACAGGCCTCAATCCAAAGATCGCAATCGCTGCGATGATCGCAGTCTTTGCGATCGTAATCGACATGGTGCATGGGCTGAAATCGATCGATCCGGAGATCATTGATCTCGGACGCACCGCGCGCGGATCGGCTGTGATGATCATCTGGAAGATTCGTTTTCCACATGCACTTCCCGCGCTGTTCGCCGGAATGAAGGTAGGCATTTCGCTGGCGCTGATCGGTGCCATCATCGGCGAGTTCGTCGCCGCAAACCGCGGGCTTGGCTACACGATCCTGGTGGCGCAAGGCCAGTTCGATACCGTGAGGATGTTCTCTGCCCTGAGCATTCTCTCCCTGATCGGCTTGTTGCTGTTCTATGCCGTGGTGGTCGCGGAGATCGTCTTCGTGCCCTGGCGTACTGCCAAGCTCAGAGCGTCAGCTTAA
- a CDS encoding ABC transporter ATP-binding protein gives MRSVLREAVPRDLIEDGRQRPADAHIIIDSVSKIYCSDRGEVEALRDIRLKIRPGAFVSIVGPSGCGKSTLMRCIAGLERPSTGGVVIGGREIDAPPQNLGMVFQRDVLLEWRTVLDNVLLLIELRRGHRSEWVARARQLLDVFGLESFHDCYPWELSGGMRQRVSICRAMLSDPDILLMDEPFAALDAFTRDDLNLELQATSQRTKATTIFITHNISEAIFLADQVVVMDRRPGRVALVIDIHLPRPRPLAVKESPEFAEYGRLIRKTFEDLGILRRGI, from the coding sequence GTGCGCAGCGTGTTGCGCGAGGCGGTGCCCCGGGACCTGATCGAGGATGGGCGGCAACGCCCGGCAGATGCCCACATCATCATCGACAGCGTTTCAAAGATCTACTGTTCCGATCGGGGTGAGGTCGAGGCGCTGCGCGATATCCGTCTGAAGATTCGTCCCGGAGCCTTCGTCAGCATCGTCGGTCCGAGTGGATGCGGCAAGAGTACGCTAATGCGTTGCATCGCGGGGTTGGAAAGGCCCAGTACTGGTGGCGTTGTGATCGGCGGCCGGGAGATCGATGCTCCGCCTCAAAACCTCGGCATGGTGTTTCAGCGCGATGTGTTGCTGGAGTGGCGAACGGTTCTGGACAATGTCCTGTTGCTGATCGAGCTCCGTCGTGGCCACCGCAGTGAATGGGTCGCCCGGGCCAGGCAGCTCCTGGACGTCTTCGGGCTTGAAAGCTTTCATGACTGCTATCCCTGGGAGCTTTCTGGAGGTATGCGGCAGCGCGTGTCGATCTGTCGGGCGATGCTGAGTGATCCCGATATTTTGCTGATGGACGAGCCGTTTGCCGCACTGGATGCATTCACGCGCGACGATCTGAACCTTGAGCTTCAAGCAACGAGCCAGCGCACCAAGGCGACGACTATCTTCATCACACATAACATAAGTGAGGCCATTTTCCTGGCCGATCAGGTTGTGGTGATGGATCGTCGACCCGGACGGGTCGCTCTGGTGATCGATATCCATCTTCCACGCCCACGCCCGCTGGCGGTCAAGGAAAGTCCTGAGTTTGCCGAATATGGTCGGCTGATCCGCAAGACATTTGAGGATCTCGGTATTTTGAGGCGCGGAATATGA